One Prunus dulcis chromosome 7, ALMONDv2, whole genome shotgun sequence DNA segment encodes these proteins:
- the LOC117633959 gene encoding PI-PLC X domain-containing protein At5g67130 — MLPCSADHRGLCRATSAGYLSLLLFSVLVTISAACSNGACQVLEACAAATDCGPGLYCGNCPASGKNQPVCTRGQAIAPTSIINGLPFNKYTWLVTHNSFSIVDAPPLPGVQRLTFYNQEDTVTNQLRNGVRGLMLDVYDFENDIWLCHSFQRQCFNFTAFQPAINTLTEVEAFLSQNPTEIVTIILEDYVKTPKGLTTLFTKAGLDKYWFPVSKMPRKGEDWPTVTEMVQENHRLLVFTSDGSKEALEGIAYQWKYMVENESGDPGVKPGSCPKRKESKPLNSKSASLFFQNYFPTYPVEAEACKEHSTSLEEMVGTCYKAAGAMPNFLAVNFYMRSDGVGVFDAVDRMNGRTLCGCSTVSACQAGAPFGSCKNVSVPTRSPVTNNAGSFTGSVQFAKSASTVYSPNRLVVFMFYIPLMAFWL; from the exons ATGCTACCGTGCTCCGCAGACCACCGTGGCTTATGCAGGGCCACATCAGCTGGTTACCTCTCTCTGTTACTCTTCTCAGTCCTGGTCACCATTTCCGCTGCTTGCTCCAATGGCGCTTGCCAG GTTCTAGAAGCTTGTGCAGCAGCCACAGACTGTGGGCCAGGTCTTTACTGTGGCAACTGCCCTGCTTCGGGCAAGAATCAACCCGTCTGTACCAGAGGCCAAGCAATCGCACCCACTTCAATT ATTAATGGGTTGCCTTTCAACAAGTACACATGGTTGGTGACTCATAACTCTTTCAGCATCGTTGATGCACCGCCTTTGCCTGGTGTTCAAAGACTGACATTTTACAATCAAGAAGACACTGTTACTAATCAGTTAAGG AATGGAGTGAGGGGACTGATGTTGGATGTGTACGATTTCGAGAATGATATCTGGCTTTGCCATTCTTTTCAGAGGCAATGTTTCAACTTCACTGCATTT CAACCTGCAATTAACACTTTGACGGAAGTGGAAGCATTTTTAAGTCAGAACCCAACAGAGATTGTGACCATTATACTGGAGGACTATGTGAAAACTCCAAAAGGATTAACAACATTATTTACTAAGGCTGGGTTAGACAAGTATTGGTTTCCTGTATCCAAAATGCCGAGGAAGGGTGAAGATTGGCCCACTGTGACTGAGATGGTGCAAGAGAACCACCGGCTTCTTGTTTTCACCTCTGATGGTTCAAAGGAAGCACTAGAAGGAATAGCTTATCAATGGAAGTATATGGTGGAAAACGAAT CTGGAGATCCTGGGGTGAAACCAGGCTCATGCCCAAAGAGAAAAGAATCAAAGCCACTTAATTCAAAAAGTGCGTCTCTTTTCTTCCAAAATTATTTCCCAACATATCCAGTTGAAGCTGAAGCTTGCAAGGAGCATTCAACTTCACTTGAGGAGATGGTTGGTACCTGTTACAAAGCAGCAGGGGCGATGCCAAATTTTTTGGCAGTCAACTTTTACATG AGGAGTGATGGAGTAGGTGTGTTTGATGCTGTTGATAGAATGAATGGCCGGACACTTTGTGGGTGTAGTACTGTCAGTGCCTGCCAG GCTGGAGCACCTTTTGGATCTTGCAAGAATGTTTCTGTACCAACTAGAAGTCCAGTAACCAATAATGCAGGAAGCTTTACTGGCTCTGTTCAGTTTGCAAAATCTGCGTCAACAGTCTATTCTCCGAATCGCTTGGTTGTCTTTATGTTTTATATTCCATTGATGGCATTTTGGTTATGA
- the LOC117633960 gene encoding F-box protein At5g67140 encodes MVGEAEIDRLPIDLLAHIFVLITSFTDLAQASSVCRKWKQGVKQSMGRRESLSFAGWKMDDDSTARLVRYAYCLKELDISRSRWGCQISDSGLYRISLAKCISSLTSISLWGITGITDKGVGQLISRANSLQHLNIGGTFITDESLYAIADSCPHLKTIVLWSCRHVTENGLVVLVNSCRKLESINLWGTRVPVDCFIALLTISPALKIKPVGLLLNVDASMLPVV; translated from the exons ATGGTGGGTGAGGCCGAGATTGATCGGTTGCCAATAGACCTCCTGGCTCATATATTTGTTCTGATCACTTCCTTCACTGATTTAGCCCA GGCAAGCAGTGTGTGCCGGAAATGGAAACAAGGGGTGAAGCAGTCTATGGGTCGCAGAGAGAGTTTGAGCTTTGCTGGGTGGAAGATGGACGATGACTCCACTGCACGTCTGGTTCGCTATGCTTACTGCCTCAAAGAGCTCGACAT TTCGAGGAGCCGTTGGGGTTGCCAGATAAGTGACAGCGGATTGTACAGAATTTCTTTGGCGAAGTGTATCAGCAGTTTAACATCCATATCCTTATGGGGCATTACAGGGATCACAGATAAAGGTGTTGGTCAGCTG ATATCAAGAGCTAATTCCTTGCAGCACCTGAATATTGGTGGTACATTTATCACAGATGAATCATTATATGCCATTGCTGATAGCTGTCCACACTTAAAG ACTATTGTCTTGTGGAGCTGCCGTCATGTAACCGAGAATGGCCTTGTTGTTCTTGTAAATAGTTGCCGCAAGCTTGAGTCCATCAATTTATGGGGTACCAGAGTTCCCGTGGACTGCTTCATTGCTTTGCTTACTATCAGTCCGGCGCTAAAGATAAAACCCGTTGGACTGCTATTAAACGTTGATGCTTCGATGTTGCCGGTTGTATAA
- the LOC117635420 gene encoding putative F-box protein At1g49610, which translates to MNDIREFLDQSEIMKRVRRISDDTSNDNGKDRISALPNDVLCSIVDLLSIRDAIHTSTLSRRWKNIYAHKSTLEFDWRDIISNDANTYTRGNVAIRNVRNFQRSIEAILASYLGTKLESFKVQCCFGNEHPRYFKGWINFAIAKGVRNLELAFSCDELSERTDWIAIDYYNFPTHLLPSGEGSNLRHVSLRTCKLRLDNIFTDRFSTLTSLVLCDAKFVGRVEPSMFSSCSKLESLTLERCYGFESLHFDNLDCLKMLVVKRCEGLRLIRLISVINLTTFHCIGDHAELQLRLGRVPNLKDVHLMLKRINVRSFYAWLEKLINPHYHTLIVAKCG; encoded by the coding sequence ATGAATGACATAAGAGAATTTCTTGATCAGTCTGAAATCATGAAAAGAGTGCGTAGGATATCAGATGACACCTCCAACGACAATGGCAAGGATCGTATTAGTGCATTGCCCAATGATGTTCTTTGTTCAATTGTTGACCTGCTAAGTATAAGGGATGCCATACACACTAGCACATTATCACGCAGGTGGAAGAACATTTATGCACACAAGTCAACATTGGAATTTGATTGGCGAGACATCATTTCGAATGATGCGAACACATATACTCGTGGAAACGTTGCCATTAGGAATGTAAGAAATTTCCAAAGAAGCATTGAAGCAATCTTAGCTTCATACTTGGGCACCAAGCTTGAATCTTTCAAGGTTCAATGTTGCTTTGGAAACGAGCATCCTCGTTACTTCAAAGGCTGGATCAATTTTGCTATAGCAAAAGGGGTTAGAAACCTTGAGCTTGCCTTCAGTTGTGACGAATTATCTGAGCGCACGGATTGGATAGCCATTGACTACTATAACTTTCCTACTCATCTGCTTCCGAGTGGTGAAGGATCAAATCTGAGGCATGTCTCCCTACGTACATGCAAGCTGAGGCTAGATAATATATTCACTGATCGATTTAGCACACTCACGAGTCTAGTTTTGTGTGATGCCAAGTTTGTTGGAAGAGTAGAGCCTAgcatgttttcttcttgttcgAAGCTTGAGTCTTTGACATTGGAACGGTGCTATGGTTTCGAAAGCTTGCACTTTGACAACCTTGATTGTTTGAAAATGTTGGTGGTGAAGAGATGCGAAGGGTTGAGATTGATTCGCCTAATTAGTGTCATCAATCTTACCACTTTTCATTGTATTGGAGACCACGCAGAACTACAATTAAGATTGGGAAGGGTTCCCAATCTGAAGGATGTCCATTTAATGCTGAAGCGGATTAATGTGCGTAGTTTTTATGCCTGGTTGGAGAAACTTATTAATCCTCATTACCACACTCTGATTGTGGCCAAATGTGGGTGA
- the LOC117633493 gene encoding transcription factor SPATULA isoform X1 — protein MGDTYDHYYKNATCSSSPSASVSPAAAAAASSQPPSTSDEISLFLQQILLRSSSSLASVVAHTGKAPQFLFSSSPSVAALPDHLSRPCHSMFLGDGITAVDSSAALLPAGNPNVSSSSFGASENETDEYDCESEEGLEALVEEAAGKPGCGRSSSKRSRAAEVHNMSEKRRRSRINEKMKALQNLIPNSNKTDKASMLDEAIEYLKQLQLQVQMLSMRNGMSLHPMCLPGALQPVQLSQMRMDLGEENRPLHLDMTGTLLMNQESPTQNLFHFSNQCTDANQSYVPDMSNVVNSETSFGLESSMRAHLGPFQLPNSSEEICREDMLQHQQINVNHSETNPLEFELGATARVSLSFNTQVSDLKGSSSLGACITGRNRQEGLLLKAMKQNFHIDSMRTGRRRVANDNIKTERRHIWCMLSLATLNILDLVQPQLVTAFVILQID, from the exons ATGGGGGATACTTATGATCATTATTACAAAAATGCCActtgttcttcttcacctTCTGCGTCAGTTTCtccagctgctgctgctgctgcttcttctcAGCCTCCTTCGACGTCCGAcgaaatttctctttttctgcagcagattttgctccgttcgtCTAGTTCTCTGGCCTCGGTGGTGGCCCACACGGGCAAGGCCCcgcagtttttgttttcatcgTCTCCGTCCGTTGCTGCTCTGCCTGATCATCTCAGCCGTCCGTGCCACTCCATGTTCCTAGGGGACGGGATCACGGCCGTTGATTCTTCCGCCGCGCTTTTGCCAGCGGGGAATCCCAATGTGTCTTCCTCTTCGTTCGGAGCGAGTGAGAATGAGACCGACGAGTATGATTGTGAAAGCGAG GAGGGTCTTGAAGCATTGGTGGAAGAGGCGGCAGGGAAGCCAGGGTGTGGTCGAAGTTCTTCAAAGAGAAGCAGAGCTGCAGAAGTCCATAATATGTCTGAAAAG AGGAGGAGGAGTAGGATTAATGAGAAAATGAAGGCATTGCAAAATCTTATCCCAAATTCTAATAAG ACGGATAAGGCTTCAATGCTTGATGAAGCCATTGAGTACCTCAAGCAGCTTCAGCTCCAAGTGCAG ATGTTATCAATGAGAAATGGCATGAGTCTGCATCCTATGTGCCTACCTGGAGCGCTGCAACCTGTCCAACTCTCCCAGATGAGAATGGACCTTGGTGAAGAAAATAGGCCTCTGCATTTGGACATGACAGGCACACTGCTTATGAACCAGGAATCTCCAACACAAAATTTGTTCCATTTCTCCAACCAATGCACCGATGCAAACCAGTCATATGTACCAGACATGTCAAATGTAGTTAATTCAGAAACCTCGTTTGGGTTGGAATCGTCAATGCGGGCTCACTTGGGACCCTTTCAACTACCAAACTCATCCGAG GAAATCTGTAGGGAGGACATGTTGCAGCATCAACAAATTAATGTAAATCATTCGGAGACGAATCCTTTAG aatttgAATTGGGAGCGACCGCTAGAGTTTCACTTTCCTTTAACACACAAGTATCTGATCTGAAAGGCAGTAGTTCTCTGGGAGCATGTATCACAGGAAGAAACCGGCAGGAAGGTCTACTTTTAAAGGCtatgaaacaaaattttcatattgaTAG TATGCGCACAGGAAGAAGAAGGGTTGCAAATGATAACATCAAGACTGAAAGAAGGCACATATGGTGCATGTTAAGCTTGGCTACTCTTAACATTTTGGATTTGGTGCAGCCACAACTTGTAACAGCTTTTGTAATTCTCCAAATTGATTAG
- the LOC117633493 gene encoding transcription factor SPATULA isoform X2 translates to MGDTYDHYYKNATCSSSPSASVSPAAAAAASSQPPSTSDEISLFLQQILLRSSSSLASVVAHTGKAPQFLFSSSPSVAALPDHLSRPCHSMFLGDGITAVDSSAALLPAGNPNVSSSSFGASENETDEYDCESEEGLEALVEEAAGKPGCGRSSSKRSRAAEVHNMSEKRRRSRINEKMKALQNLIPNSNKTDKASMLDEAIEYLKQLQLQVQMLSMRNGMSLHPMCLPGALQPVQLSQMRMDLGEENRPLHLDMTGTLLMNQESPTQNLFHFSNQCTDANQSYVPDMSNVVNSETSFGLESSMRAHLGPFQLPNSSEEICREDMLQHQQINVNHSETNPLEFELGATARVSLSFNTQVSDLKGSSSLGACITGRNRQEGLLLKAMKQNFHIDRKKKGCK, encoded by the exons ATGGGGGATACTTATGATCATTATTACAAAAATGCCActtgttcttcttcacctTCTGCGTCAGTTTCtccagctgctgctgctgctgcttcttctcAGCCTCCTTCGACGTCCGAcgaaatttctctttttctgcagcagattttgctccgttcgtCTAGTTCTCTGGCCTCGGTGGTGGCCCACACGGGCAAGGCCCcgcagtttttgttttcatcgTCTCCGTCCGTTGCTGCTCTGCCTGATCATCTCAGCCGTCCGTGCCACTCCATGTTCCTAGGGGACGGGATCACGGCCGTTGATTCTTCCGCCGCGCTTTTGCCAGCGGGGAATCCCAATGTGTCTTCCTCTTCGTTCGGAGCGAGTGAGAATGAGACCGACGAGTATGATTGTGAAAGCGAG GAGGGTCTTGAAGCATTGGTGGAAGAGGCGGCAGGGAAGCCAGGGTGTGGTCGAAGTTCTTCAAAGAGAAGCAGAGCTGCAGAAGTCCATAATATGTCTGAAAAG AGGAGGAGGAGTAGGATTAATGAGAAAATGAAGGCATTGCAAAATCTTATCCCAAATTCTAATAAG ACGGATAAGGCTTCAATGCTTGATGAAGCCATTGAGTACCTCAAGCAGCTTCAGCTCCAAGTGCAG ATGTTATCAATGAGAAATGGCATGAGTCTGCATCCTATGTGCCTACCTGGAGCGCTGCAACCTGTCCAACTCTCCCAGATGAGAATGGACCTTGGTGAAGAAAATAGGCCTCTGCATTTGGACATGACAGGCACACTGCTTATGAACCAGGAATCTCCAACACAAAATTTGTTCCATTTCTCCAACCAATGCACCGATGCAAACCAGTCATATGTACCAGACATGTCAAATGTAGTTAATTCAGAAACCTCGTTTGGGTTGGAATCGTCAATGCGGGCTCACTTGGGACCCTTTCAACTACCAAACTCATCCGAG GAAATCTGTAGGGAGGACATGTTGCAGCATCAACAAATTAATGTAAATCATTCGGAGACGAATCCTTTAG aatttgAATTGGGAGCGACCGCTAGAGTTTCACTTTCCTTTAACACACAAGTATCTGATCTGAAAGGCAGTAGTTCTCTGGGAGCATGTATCACAGGAAGAAACCGGCAGGAAGGTCTACTTTTAAAGGCtatgaaacaaaattttcatattgaTAG GAAGAAGAAGGGTTGCAAATGA
- the LOC117633492 gene encoding nicotinate phosphoribosyltransferase 2-like encodes MAAKPNGPIGEHSGRVLAGPTNPMVTPLLTDLYQFTMAYAYWKAGKHNERAVFDLYFRKNPFGGEYTIFAGLEECIRFIANFKLSEDEIDFVRESLSPSCEDGFYDYLRGVDCSGVEVYAITEGSVVFPKVPLLRVEGPVAVVQLLETPFLNLINYASLVATNAARHRFVAGESKMLLEFGLRRAQGPDGGIGASKYCYMGGFHATSNVAAGKLFGIPLRGTHSHAFVSSFMSPDEIIDKSLRSSDSQSTCEDFVSLAQTWLSKIQWSNSLNGTFGETNQSELAAFTSYALAFPDNFLALVDTYDVMRSGIPNYCAVALALNDLGYKAAGIRLDSGDLAYLSGEARKIFRTIEKEFGVPGFGKTNITASNDLNEETLDALNKQGHEVDSFGIGTYVVTCYAQAALGCVFKLVEINNQPRIKLSEDVTKVSIPCKKRSYRLYGKEGYPLVDIMTGENEPPPKVGERILCRHPFNESKRAYVVPQRVEELMKCFWSGSPGGIREDLPPLRDIRDRCITQLRKMRPDHMRRLNPTPYKVSVSAKLYEFIHFLWLNEAPVGELQ; translated from the exons ATGGCGGCGAAACCGAACGGTCCGATTGGGGAGCATTCGGGTCGGGTCCTGGCTGGCCCCACCAATCCAATGGTTACGCCTCTGCTTACGGATCTCTACCAGTTCACCATGGCCTACGCCTACTGGAAAGCCGGCAAACATAACGAACGAGCCGT GTTCGATTTATATTTCCGTAAGAACCCCTTCGGTGGTGAATACACAATCTTTGCTGGTTTAGAAGAATGCATCAGATTCATTGCTAATTTCAAATTGAGTGAAGACGAAATCGATTTCGTTCGTGAATCTTTATCTCCTTCATGTGAG GATGGATTCTATGATTATCTTAGAGGAGTTGACTGTTCAGGAGTTGAAGTGTATGCCATTACAGAGGGTTCAGTTGTTTTTCCAAAGGTTCCCTTGCTAAGAGTTGAAGGGCCAGTTGCT GTGGTTCAGTTGCTGGAAACTCCATTCTTGAATCTTATTAATTATGCATCATTAGTTGCTACTAATGCTGCAAGGCATCGTTTTGTTGCTGGAGAATCTAAAATGCTACTTGAGTTTGGTCTTCGACGGGCTCAG ggACCTGATGGGGGAATAGGGGCATCAAAGTACTGCTACATGGGAGGATTTCATGCAACAAG TAATGTTGCAGCTGGGAAGTTATTTGGAATACCACTTCGTGGAACACATTCTCATGCTTTTGTCAGCTCATTTATG AGCCCTGACGAGATTATAGATAAATCACTTCGTAGCAGTGATAGCCAGAGCACTTGTGAGGATTTTGTTAGCCTGGCTCAGACTTGGTTAAGCAAGATTCAG TGGTCGAATTCATTAAATGGCACTTTTGGTGAGACCAATCAAAGTGAGCTAGCAGCTTTCACATCATATGCATTGGCATTCCCTGATAACTTTCTAGCTCTTGTAGACACATATGAT GTTATGAGGAGTGGAATCCCTAACTATTGTGCCGTTGCTTTAGCACTCAATGATTTAGG GTACAAAGCAGCCGGCATTAGGTTGGATTCAGGTGACCTAGCATATTTGTCTGGCGAGGCTCGGAAGATTTTCCGTACcattgaaaaagaatttggAGTACCTGGGTTTGGAAAGACGAATATTACAGCTAGTAATGATCTCAACGAGGAAACTTTGGATGCTTTAAACAAACAG GGTCATGAGGTTGACTCATTTGGAATTGGAACCTATGTAGTTACTTGCTATGCTCAAGCCGCCTTAGGGTGTGTTTTCAAGCTTGTTGAGATAAATAATCAGCCTCGCATTAAACTTTCTGAAGATGTTACAAAG gTATCCATTCCTTGTAAAAAGCGGAGTTACAGATTGTATGGAAAAGAAGGTTATCCCCTGGTAGACATAATGACAGGGGAAAATGAACCACCTCCAAAG GTTGGAGAAAGAATCCTGTGTCGTCACCCTTTTAATGAATCAAAGAGAGCATATGTGGTGCCACAGCGTGTTGAAGAACTTATGAAATGTTTTTGGTCTGGAAGCCCAG GTGGAATAAGAGAAGATCTGCCACCATTAAGGGACATCAGGGACCGCTGCATAACACAACTAAGGAAAATGCGTCCCGACCACATGAGGAGACTAAACCCAACACCGTACAAG GTTAGTGTGAGTGCAAAATTGTACGAGTTCATTCACTTCCTGTGGCTCAATGAAGCACCTGTTGGGGAGCTGCAGTGA